A window of Campylobacter lari subsp. lari contains these coding sequences:
- a CDS encoding lysophospholipid acyltransferase family protein, producing MAKSFKINLLAFGIFLLQWLIFLTCRKVYLGQKLPKRSCVILFWHGRLALMPFAYRKMGIKGKKAYVMISHHKDGEIIARNIAFFGLDTLRGSTSKGALALLKQSFKILDQGDDIIITPDGPRGPYHSISDGSVMIAAKKNVPLFLLNYEASSFWEFKSWDKMILPKPFSKITYRLSEEIKIQNLNLEEAKVLIKEKFDMISQIDKG from the coding sequence ATGGCGAAATCCTTTAAGATTAATCTTTTAGCTTTTGGAATTTTTTTACTCCAATGGCTGATTTTTTTAACTTGTAGAAAGGTTTATTTAGGGCAAAAGCTTCCAAAAAGATCATGTGTGATACTTTTTTGGCATGGGCGTCTTGCCCTAATGCCTTTTGCCTATCGTAAAATGGGTATTAAAGGTAAAAAGGCTTATGTGATGATTTCACACCATAAAGATGGAGAGATCATTGCTAGAAATATTGCCTTTTTTGGTTTGGATACTTTAAGAGGAAGCACAAGCAAAGGTGCTTTGGCTTTATTAAAACAATCTTTCAAAATCTTAGATCAAGGCGATGATATTATCATTACTCCAGATGGGCCAAGAGGACCTTATCATAGTATTTCAGATGGTTCTGTGATGATAGCAGCGAAAAAAAATGTTCCACTTTTTTTATTAAATTATGAAGCAAGTTCTTTTTGGGAATTTAAAAGTTGGGATAAAATGATCTTACCCAAACCTTTTTCTAAGATTACTTATAGATTAAGTGAAGAAATCAAAATACAAAATTTAAATTTAGAAGAAGCTAAAGTATTGATAAAAGAAAAATTTGATATGATAAGTCAAATAGATAAAGGATAA
- a CDS encoding membrane lipoprotein lipid attachment site-containing protein: MKKILLFFSIILFLSACTGNQKTYYISMPNFKSTFEEHNHTNANSPKVKINDVEIIKNTFYSSYFEQSTLNQRINKSLELLKKQLLEDSKALLQSKGYIIDNENPDYAFTIVINASLYEDKVTRNSSLGGDSVESSFMIILEAQSHLNNLHQEDTFQSTASSAKLNDPIILNYPIKGQASIESFREVYSAVPTQVNESLAASALEIDKVFLAFYKEITSSLKTSIKEIKEEPKTQENSEVQDVKEDDKKEEKATPYQNNEVIIFE; this comes from the coding sequence ATGAAAAAAATATTATTATTTTTTAGCATAATTTTATTTTTAAGTGCTTGCACTGGTAATCAAAAAACTTATTATATTTCTATGCCAAATTTTAAAAGCACTTTTGAAGAACACAACCACACAAATGCTAATAGTCCTAAAGTCAAAATCAATGATGTAGAAATTATAAAAAATACTTTTTATAGTTCATATTTTGAGCAATCTACTCTAAATCAAAGAATCAATAAAAGCTTAGAATTACTCAAAAAACAACTTTTAGAAGATAGCAAAGCATTGCTTCAAAGTAAGGGGTATATTATAGATAATGAAAATCCTGATTATGCTTTTACTATAGTTATCAATGCTAGTTTATATGAAGATAAGGTTACAAGAAATTCAAGTCTTGGAGGCGATAGTGTGGAGTCTTCTTTTATGATTATTTTAGAAGCTCAAAGTCATTTAAATAATTTACACCAAGAAGATACTTTCCAAAGCACAGCAAGCTCGGCAAAATTAAACGATCCTATTATTTTAAATTATCCTATAAAAGGACAAGCAAGCATAGAAAGCTTTAGAGAGGTATATAGTGCTGTTCCAACCCAAGTTAATGAAAGTCTTGCAGCTAGTGCTTTAGAAATTGATAAAGTTTTTCTTGCTTTTTATAAAGAAATCACATCTAGTTTAAAAACTAGTATAAAAGAAATCAAAGAAGAACCAAAAACACAAGAAAACTCAGAGGTTCAAGATGTAAAAGAAGATGATAAAAAAGAAGAAAAAGCTACTCCTTATCAAAATAATGAAGTAATTATTTTTGAATAG
- the lgt gene encoding prolipoprotein diacylglyceryl transferase, which translates to MEFWQNIYANFDVVAFEIFGLKVHWYGIMYVLALLVALMVAKYYAIKDNMGISKAMLDSYFIWVEIGVILGARIGYILIYDVHTLWYLTHPWQIFNPFYNGEFVGIRGMSYHGAVVGFLIATYAFCKKNKQNLWKYLDLVAISVPCGYIFGRIGNFLNQELFGRATEVPWGIYVDGILRHPSQLYEAFLEGFIVFIILLLIKKYKKYNGELIAYYTILYALARFVCEFFREPDFGIGFVAFGMSMGQILSLLMFLLGLFLSFYLRNIKKNL; encoded by the coding sequence ATGGAATTTTGGCAAAATATTTATGCAAATTTTGATGTAGTGGCTTTTGAAATTTTTGGTTTAAAAGTGCATTGGTATGGCATTATGTATGTGTTAGCTTTACTTGTTGCTTTAATGGTCGCAAAATACTATGCGATTAAAGATAATATGGGAATTTCTAAAGCTATGCTTGATAGCTATTTTATATGGGTAGAAATAGGGGTGATTTTAGGTGCAAGAATAGGTTATATTTTAATTTATGATGTGCATACTTTATGGTATCTTACTCATCCTTGGCAAATTTTCAATCCTTTTTATAATGGAGAATTTGTAGGGATTAGGGGTATGAGTTATCATGGAGCTGTTGTTGGATTTTTAATAGCAACTTATGCTTTTTGTAAAAAAAATAAGCAAAATTTATGGAAATATTTAGATTTGGTAGCTATTAGTGTGCCATGTGGATATATTTTTGGTCGTATTGGAAATTTTTTAAATCAAGAGCTATTTGGTAGAGCTACGGAAGTGCCTTGGGGTATTTATGTAGATGGGATATTGCGTCATCCATCTCAGCTTTATGAAGCATTTTTAGAAGGTTTTATAGTTTTTATCATTTTATTATTGATAAAAAAATATAAAAAATACAATGGAGAATTGATTGCTTATTATACGATTTTGTATGCTCTAGCGCGTTTTGTATGTGAGTTTTTTAGAGAGCCTGATTTTGGTATAGGCTTTGTTGCTTTTGGTATGAGTATGGGCCAGATATTAAGTTTATTAATGTTTTTATTAGGACTATTTTTATCTTTTTATTTAAGAAATATTAAAAAAAATTTATAA
- a CDS encoding fumarate reductase cytochrome b subunit has product MSQLIEGFLGKSVDGKKSKMPAKLDYIQSATGLILGLFMWAHMLFVSTILVSDDFFDSVVHFLELKFIINSPMMSYITSFLAACVLVIFFVHAGLAMRKFPINFRQYQLCRTHLKYMNHGDSSLWWVQAATGFVMFFLGSAHLIFIITNADKISADMSGDRVVSHFMWLFYIALLICVELHGSIGLYRLCVKWGWFEGKDAKESRKKLKKAKWFISIFFLVLGVLSLAAFAKIGFNNYQNNSVAQIVKTYDGAKYEHTI; this is encoded by the coding sequence ATGAGCCAACTCATTGAAGGTTTTTTAGGCAAGAGTGTTGATGGCAAAAAAAGCAAAATGCCAGCAAAACTTGACTATATTCAAAGTGCGACAGGCTTAATTTTAGGCTTGTTTATGTGGGCACATATGTTGTTCGTTTCTACCATTTTGGTTAGTGATGATTTTTTTGATTCAGTAGTTCATTTTTTAGAACTAAAATTTATCATTAATAGCCCTATGATGAGCTACATCACTTCTTTCTTAGCAGCCTGTGTTTTGGTTATTTTCTTTGTGCATGCTGGACTTGCAATGAGAAAATTCCCTATTAATTTCAGACAATACCAACTTTGTAGAACACACTTAAAATATATGAATCATGGTGATTCTTCTTTATGGTGGGTTCAAGCTGCAACTGGTTTTGTAATGTTTTTCTTGGGTTCTGCGCACTTAATTTTTATCATTACTAATGCAGATAAAATCAGTGCTGATATGTCAGGTGATAGAGTAGTGAGCCATTTTATGTGGTTGTTTTACATTGCCTTATTAATTTGTGTTGAGTTGCATGGTAGTATTGGTCTTTATAGATTATGTGTAAAATGGGGTTGGTTCGAAGGTAAAGATGCAAAAGAAAGTCGTAAAAAACTTAAAAAAGCAAAATGGTTTATTAGTATTTTCTTCTTAGTTTTGGGTGTATTAAGCTTAGCTGCTTTTGCAAAAATAGGCTTTAATAATTACCAAAACAACTCTGTAGCGCAAATAGTAAAAACTTATGATGGAGCTAAATATGAACATACAATATAG
- a CDS encoding fumarate reductase flavoprotein subunit, with protein MNIQYSDALVIGGGLAGLRAAIEVAKSGQSVTLLSICPVKRSHSAAVQGGMQASLGNSVKGEGDNEDVHFADTVKGSDWGCDQEVARMFAQTAPKAVRELAAWGVPWTRVTKGPRTVVINAQKTTIEEKEEAHGLINARDFGGTKKWRTCYIADATGHCMLYGVANEAIKHQVKIIDRMEAVRIIHDGKKCLGAIARDLTNGELIAYVARGTMIATGGYGRIYKQTTNAVICEGTGAAIALETGLCRLSNMEAVQFHPTPIVPSGILLTEGCRGDGGILRDVDGYRFMPDYEPEKKELASRDVVSRRMMEHIRKGKGVKSPYGDHLWLDISILGRAHVEKNLRDVQDICKTFNGIDPADEGPKGWAPVLPMQHYSMGGIRTKPTGESQWLNGLFACGEAACWDMHGFNRLGGNSCSETVVAGMIVGDYFAQYCKENGNDIDTNIVKSFLSKEYDYLKSLVSKEGKHDVFEIKNRMKDIMWEKVAIFRTGQGLEEAVKELEELYQKSLDLKVHDKELKCANPELEEAYRVPRMLKIALCVAYGALLRTESRGAHYREDYPKRDDLNWMKRTNTYWVEGESMPRVEYEDLDIMKMEIPPAFRGYGAKGNIIENPLSEKRQAEVDAIREKMESEGKGRYEIQHALMPYELQAKFKAPNQRIGVDYE; from the coding sequence ATGAACATACAATATAGTGATGCTTTAGTTATTGGTGGTGGTCTTGCAGGTTTAAGAGCTGCTATTGAAGTTGCAAAAAGTGGTCAAAGTGTAACTTTATTAAGTATTTGTCCAGTTAAAAGATCTCACTCAGCTGCTGTACAAGGTGGTATGCAAGCAAGTTTAGGAAATAGCGTTAAAGGTGAGGGAGATAATGAAGATGTGCATTTTGCTGATACAGTAAAAGGGTCTGATTGGGGCTGTGATCAAGAAGTTGCAAGAATGTTTGCACAAACTGCTCCAAAAGCTGTGCGTGAGCTTGCTGCTTGGGGTGTGCCTTGGACTAGGGTTACAAAAGGACCTAGAACTGTTGTGATAAACGCTCAAAAAACTACTATTGAAGAAAAAGAAGAAGCACATGGTCTTATAAATGCAAGGGATTTTGGTGGTACTAAAAAATGGAGAACATGTTATATCGCTGATGCAACAGGACACTGTATGCTATATGGTGTGGCAAATGAAGCGATTAAACATCAAGTTAAAATCATCGATAGAATGGAAGCAGTAAGAATTATCCATGATGGTAAAAAATGTCTAGGGGCTATTGCTAGAGATTTAACTAATGGGGAATTAATCGCTTATGTTGCTAGAGGAACTATGATAGCAACTGGTGGTTATGGTAGAATTTATAAACAAACTACAAATGCTGTTATTTGTGAAGGTACAGGAGCTGCTATCGCGCTTGAAACTGGACTTTGCAGACTTTCAAATATGGAAGCAGTGCAATTTCATCCAACTCCAATCGTACCAAGTGGTATCTTACTAACCGAAGGTTGTAGAGGTGATGGTGGTATCTTAAGAGATGTTGATGGTTACCGCTTTATGCCTGATTATGAGCCTGAGAAAAAAGAACTTGCAAGCAGGGATGTTGTAAGTCGTAGAATGATGGAGCATATTAGAAAAGGTAAAGGTGTAAAAAGCCCTTATGGAGATCATTTGTGGCTTGATATTTCTATCCTTGGCCGTGCTCATGTTGAAAAAAATCTTCGTGATGTTCAAGATATTTGTAAGACATTTAATGGCATTGATCCTGCTGATGAGGGTCCAAAAGGCTGGGCACCAGTTTTACCTATGCAACATTACTCAATGGGTGGTATTAGAACAAAACCAACCGGTGAAAGTCAATGGCTAAATGGTCTTTTTGCATGTGGTGAAGCAGCTTGTTGGGATATGCACGGATTTAACCGTTTAGGTGGAAATTCATGTTCAGAAACTGTTGTTGCAGGTATGATCGTAGGGGATTATTTTGCACAATATTGTAAAGAAAATGGTAATGATATTGATACAAATATCGTTAAATCTTTCCTTTCTAAAGAGTATGATTACTTAAAATCTCTTGTTAGTAAAGAAGGAAAACATGATGTATTTGAAATCAAAAACAGAATGAAAGACATTATGTGGGAAAAAGTAGCTATCTTTAGAACAGGCCAAGGTCTTGAAGAAGCGGTTAAAGAGCTTGAAGAATTGTATCAAAAATCACTTGATCTAAAAGTACATGATAAAGAATTAAAATGTGCAAACCCAGAGCTTGAAGAAGCTTATAGAGTTCCAAGAATGCTAAAAATTGCTTTATGTGTTGCTTATGGTGCGCTTTTAAGAACTGAAAGCCGTGGGGCTCATTATAGAGAAGATTATCCAAAAAGAGATGATTTAAATTGGATGAAAAGAACCAATACTTACTGGGTAGAAGGTGAAAGTATGCCTAGAGTTGAGTATGAAGATCTTGACATTATGAAAATGGAAATCCCACCTGCATTTAGAGGTTATGGTGCTAAAGGAAATATCATTGAAAATCCATTAAGTGAAAAACGCCAAGCTGAAGTTGATGCGATCCGCGAAAAAATGGAATCAGAAGGCAAAGGTAGGTATGAAATTCAACATGCTTTAATGCCTTATGAATTACAAGCTAAATTTAAAGCACCAAATCAAAGAATAGGAGTTGATTATGAGTAG
- a CDS encoding fumarate reductase iron-sulfur subunit, whose protein sequence is MSRKLTIRAFKYNPLSKISKPHFVTYELEETPFMTIFVCLTQIREKMDADLSFDFVCRAGICGSCAMMINGKPKLACKTLTKDYPDGVIELMPLPAFRHIKDLSVNTGEWFDSMCKRVESWVHNEKETDISKLEERIEPEVADETFELDRCIECGICVASCATKLMRPDFIAATGLLRTARYLQDPHDHRTIEDFYELVGDDDGVFGCMSLLACEDNCPKELPLQSKIAYMRRQLVAQRNK, encoded by the coding sequence ATGAGTAGAAAATTAACAATAAGAGCATTTAAATATAATCCATTAAGTAAAATTTCTAAGCCTCATTTTGTTACTTATGAGCTTGAAGAAACTCCATTTATGACGATTTTTGTGTGCTTAACTCAAATTAGAGAAAAAATGGATGCGGATTTGAGTTTTGACTTTGTATGTAGAGCAGGGATTTGTGGAAGCTGTGCTATGATGATTAATGGTAAGCCAAAGCTTGCTTGTAAAACATTAACAAAAGACTATCCAGATGGCGTTATAGAGCTTATGCCTTTGCCTGCTTTTAGACACATTAAAGATTTAAGTGTTAATACAGGTGAGTGGTTTGATAGTATGTGCAAACGCGTTGAAAGCTGGGTGCATAATGAAAAAGAAACAGATATTTCTAAACTTGAAGAGCGTATAGAACCAGAAGTTGCTGATGAGACTTTTGAACTTGATCGTTGTATAGAGTGTGGAATTTGTGTTGCTTCTTGTGCGACTAAGTTAATGAGACCTGATTTTATCGCTGCTACTGGACTTTTAAGAACAGCTAGATACTTACAAGATCCACACGATCATAGAACTATAGAAGATTTTTATGAATTAGTAGGCGATGATGATGGAGTATTTGGGTGTATGTCTTTACTTGCGTGTGAAGATAATTGTCCAAAAGAACTACCTTTACAAAGTAAAATTGCCTATATGAGAAGACAACTTGTCGCTCAAAGAAACAAATAA